A stretch of Coccidioides posadasii str. Silveira chromosome 2, complete sequence DNA encodes these proteins:
- a CDS encoding uncharacterized protein (EggNog:ENOG410PPZR~TransMembrane:1 (o165-187i)~BUSCO:14280at33183) — protein sequence MSDAPPPQASLTEPTPPDQPPPETPPPPPPAETQPPPESSPQSEPEQPTSPPPPPPPTTDNPPPPPPPTPTSSQEPSPSRPPPPPSSSPRPPSPSPPPPPPQQSTPRVSSVITTVTSTLPPIPDPNTPTPPQNNPASPTIGTTSTLPTSTSHPSNGGGLSAGGTIAVAVVVPVVSVALIIIALLFWWRKRKARKIAEEERKQEIEEYRFNPNTDPTLPAIGLTGNFNDSSGPKDGNSGYRGWGATSSSRKYSTGPSMPVSDNGSSQPFRPVSPIDDGGHYADNGHRPDSGDSETIGALPARSGNRGDIHRGPSNASSGYSVANHSDISDDISPPGAPPGTHYYEENPYYSDALGQQGPYGDSAYSNVQPVIRDVQARRNTRIENPSVFPQQGNAGISQNF from the exons ATGTCCGATGCTCCTCCGCCACAGG CTTCTCTCACCGAGCCAACACCTCCAGATCAACCTCCACCCGAGAccccaccaccaccgccgcctGCAGAGACTCAACCTCCTCCGGAGTCGTCACCGCAATCGGAACCAGAGCAACCAACTTCACCtccaccgccgccgccgccaaCCACCGATaatccaccaccaccaccaccacccaccCCGACCTCTTCTCAGGAGCCCTCCCCTTCTCGTCCCCCACCACCACCCTCATCGTCACCACGACCCCCGTCACcgtcgccgccgccgccgccgccgcagCAATCCACCCCCAGGGTGAGTTCTGTCATAACGACAGTAACGTCGACTTTGCCACCCATTCCTGATCCCAATACGCCAACCCCACCACAAAATAATCCGGCCTCTCCGACTATAGGCACAACTTCAACGTTACCAACTTCCACGTCGCACCCGAGTAATGGAGGGGGACTATCTGCGGGCGGTACGATCGCAGTCGCCGTTGTGGTCCCTGTTGTGTCTGTGGCCTTGATAATTATAGCACTGCTATTCTGGTGGAGAAAGCGGAAAGCGAGAAAGATTGCCGAAGAAGAGCGAAAACAGGAAATTGAAGAATATCGATTTAACCCGAACACCGATCCCACCCTTCCTGCGATCGGCCTTACCGGAAACTTCAACGACTCGTCCGGGCCGAAAGATGGCAACTCCGGCTATCGTGGTTGGGGCGCAACTTCAAGTTCGCGGAAATATTCCACTGGCCCAAGCATGCCGGTTTCTGATAATGGAAGCAGCCAGCCGTTTCGGCCCGTCTCCCCGATAGACGACGGTGGCCATTACGCTGACAATGGCCATCGACCGGATTCTGGTGACTCTGAGACCATCGGGGCGTTGCCTGCGAGGTCCGGCAACAGGGGAGATATACATAGGGGCCCTTCTAATGCTTCTTCCGGGTATTCCGTCGCAAATCACTCAGATATCTCCGATGATATTTCGCCTCCCGGTGCCCCCCCTGGGACTCATTATTATGAAGAAAACCCATACTATAGCGATGCGCTAGGGCAGCAAGGGCCGTATGGAGATAGTGCGTATAGCAATGTGCAACCCGTGATCCGGGATGTTCAAGCAAGACGGAACACGCGCATTGAAAACCCTTCGGTATTCCCACAACAGGGAAATGCGGGTATCTCGCAGAATTTCTGA
- the PHO81 gene encoding phosphate system positive regulatory protein pho81 (EggNog:ENOG410PG41~COG:P~BUSCO:964at33183) — MALTALADPSSSTQKFGKHIQRRQLDLPEYAASFFNYKALKKLIKQLSATPTIPAQGASASPASDTLDPQAALRANKEVFFFRLEREIEKVNVFYLQKEAEFSLRLKTLLDKQRVVQSKRSVSNSKTPANFVTLFEGFQQFDGDLNKLQQFVEVNETAVSKILKKWDKTSKSRTKEVYLQRAVEVQPCFNRDVLRDLSDRATTARLELEAWAEGENIQFDTSYTVERSNIVPEEDDADFHALHATSTGNLSVLRDWISKLQSSQDAGTRVTRIFLAALNEFPDEILTLLLDTGLVDMHAEDDINERNCLHEAAISGREFVLRAALERGVDVSHPDVYGRIPLHYACMHGRVEMVRALVNAGPTTVDFMDHDNFTPLIHSIIRDQLSCVEQLLSHHARINPASDSDHIPLNLACQHASLPIIRMLLEQNAKLLPDAEGLYPQHLVARSCRAPEVILLLKSHGADLDQKDKLYQWTPLFHAASEGCVSCLRTLLDSGVDADTLDEKGFPAMYYAVWEGHLECMILLWSRQTSSRLSQPRLNTLNGPNFRDAASMTSPALAEHPGPGGMDGDGIPDLSLPPPIIPLRRYGHNFLDNKTFLQICFEPAPSEPILFYQAGRYAAARLIISSKMSDLIPRNIMLPLQEDSRAISFQIDRLDNFALEFEIFPTFGSKVIAKTVALPDLFTGGIRSSGSYCLPLFDPRLRPIGEMKFSFQVIKPYYGEPLEITHFATYWKATSSLDSDHNGQVTGSSLSGDYVQLFIQLTADNVPVLYPEFTVNHHGIEIPICHLTYEQFKLVGNERHAQMQSSESALLHSLDAMSIDDLAHVHRVLATSFLPLREVLGHLPTNIHVNLCILYPSIADEKEFGFGPQTDVNVFADSILAEVFHHARASKENDPYFMRSIVFTSYNPNICIALNWKQPNFPVVLCNDLGQIRDLTRDSTSQPLIRCSGRASMSIKEAARIAQSNNFMGLMCRSSLLNVMPALVESIKEQGLVLVADTSDEAGERNRPGAPVRTEWAYRMPTGVNGVMRGTGVLRFNDSIDM, encoded by the exons ATGGCCTTGACTGCTTTGGCTGACCCATCTTCTTCCACGCA GAAGTTCGGAAAGCATATCCAGCGGCGCCAGCTCGACCTCCCCGAGTATGCGGCCAGCTTTTTCAACTATAAGGCCCTCAAGAAG CTTATCAAGCAACTGAGCGCGACCCCAACGATCCCAGCCCAGGGAGCTAGTGCGTCTCCTGCGTCGGACACTCTTGATCCGCAGGCCGCTCTTCGGGCGAACAAGGAGGTGTTCTTCTTCCGGCTT GAGAGGGAGATTGAAAAAGTCAATGTGTTTTATTTACAAAAGGAGGCTGAG TTCTCCTTACGCTTAAAAACCCTACTTGATAAGCAACGAGTGGTTCAGTCCAAACGGTCGGTATCAAATTCGAAGACGCCTGCCAATTTTGTCACCTTATTTGAAGGTTTCCAGCAGTTCGATGGCGATCTGAATAAGCTCCAA CAATTTGTTGAAGTAAATGAAACTGCAGTTTCAAAGATTTTAAAGAAG TGGGATAAAACATCAAAG TCTCGCACAAAGGAGGTCTACCTTCAGCGCGCAGTTGAAGTGCAACCGTGTTTTAACCGTGATGTCCTCAGGGATCTCTCGGATCGTGCTACTACGGCACGATTGGAGCTAGAAGCTTGGGCGGAAGGTGAAAATATACAGTTTGATACTTCTTATACTGTTGAACGATCCAACATTGTTCCCGAAGAGGATGATGCTGATTTCCATGCTCTTCACGCCACATCCACCGGAAACCTTTCAGTATTGCGGGACTGGATCTCAAAATTGCAGTCTTCCCAGGATGCCGGCACCCGGGTTACGCGCATATTTCTAGCTGCGTTAAATGAATTCCCGGATGAGATCCTTACACTACTTCTTGATACAGGCCTAGTGGATATGCATGCTGAAGATGACATCAACGAGAGAAATTGTTTGCATGAAGCAGCTATCTCAGGACGGGAATTTGTCCTACGAGCTGCGCTGGAGCGCGGAGTTGACGTTTCACACCCAGATGTTTACGGGAGGATACCGCTACATTATGCTTGCATGCACGGCCGGGTTGAAATGGTTCGAGCTCTCGTTAATGCTGGGCCAACCACTGTCGATTTCATGGATCATGATAATTTCACTCCTTTGATTCACAGTATTATTCGAGACCAGCTCTCTTGCGTGGAACAGCTCCTCTCCCACCATGCACGTATCAATCCAGCATCAGACTCGGATCATATTCCTTTGAACTTGGCATGCCAACACGCATCTTTACCGATCATACGCATGCTTTTGGAACAAAATGCCAAACTACTTCCGGATGCTGAAGGCTTATACCCGCAACACTTGGTGGCACGGTCCTGTCGGGCTCCGGAAGTGATCCTCCTCCTGAAAAGTCACGGTGCGGACCTTGATCAAAAAGACAAGCTCTACCAATGGACCCCACTATTTCATGCCGCCAGTGAAGGATGCGTTAGCTGTCTGCGGACACTCCTAGATAGTGGTGTTGATGCCGACACTCTGGATGAAAAAGGGTTCCCCGCGATGTATTATGCCGTCTGGGAAGGTCATCTAGAATGTATGATCCTTTTATGGTCGAGACAGACCAGCTCGAGGCTCTCCCAACCAAGGCTCAATACCCTCAACGGACCCAATTTCCGCGACGCTGCCTCAATGACTTCTCCAGCTCTTGCAGAACATCCGGGTCCCGGGGGAATGGATGGCGATGGTATTCCGGACTTATCGTTGCCTCCCCCCATTATTCCACTACGCCGTTACGGGCATAATTTCCTGGATAACAAAACATTCCTCCAGATCTGCTTTGAGCCAGCCCCGTCGGAGCCAATTCTGTTCTACCAAGCGGGTCGTTACGCTGCTGCCAGACTGATCATATCATCCAAGATGTCAGACCTGATTCCGCGAAATATCATGTTGCCTTTGCAAGAGGATTCCAGGGCTATATCGTTCCAAATTGACCGGCTGGACAATTTTGCCCTTGAGTTTGAGATCTTCCCTACATTTGGCTCTAAGGTAATCGCGAAAACAGTCGCTCTGCCGGATCTCTTTACGGGAGGCATCCGAAGCTCGGGTTCCTACTGTCTGCCTCTTTTTGATCCAAGGTTACGGCCAATCGGCGAAATGAAGTTTAGCTTCCAGGTGATAAAGCCGTACTACGGAGAGCCTCTTGAAATAACGCATTTTGCGACCTATTGGAAGGCCACTAGCTCTCTAGATTCCGATCATAATGGGCAAGTCACTGGTTCGAGCTTATCGGGAGATTATGTTCAACTCTTTATTCAGTTGACAGCGGACAATGTTCCGGTTTTATACCCAGAATTTACTGTCAACCATCATGGCATTGAAATTCCAATCTGCCACTTAACCTACGAACAGTTCAAGCTTGTGGGGAACGAACGTCACGCTCAAATGCAGTCCAGTGAATCGGCTTTGCTTCATTCATTAGATGCAATGAGTATCGATGATCTAGCTCATGTCCATCGAGTCCTCGCGACATCATTTCTACCTTTGCGAGAAGTTCTTGGGCACCTTCCGACCAATATTCATGTCAACCTTTGCATCCTATACCCCTCTATCGCTGATGAAAAAGAGTTTGGTTTTGGGCCACAAACTGATGTGAATGTTTTTGCCGACTCTATTCTCGCCGAAGTGTTCCATCACGCCAGAGCGTCCAAAGAAAATGACCCATATTTTATGCGCTCCATTGTGTTCACCTCGTACAATCCTAACATTTGTATTGCGTTGAATTGGAAGCAGCCGAATT TTCCTGTCGTCCTTTGCAATGACCTTGGGCAGATTCGCGACCTAACACGGGATTCAACCTCGCAGCCGTTGATTCGCTGTAGCGGACGCGCCTCGATGTCCATCAAAGAAGCGGCTCGAATTGCCCAGAGCAATAATTTCATGGGTTTAATGTGTCGCTCAAGTCTATTG AATGTTATGCCTGCGCTCGTCGAATCCATCAAAGAACAAGGACTTGTTCTCGTGGCGGACACATCCGATGAAGCCGGCGAAAGAAATCGACCCGGTGCTCCGGTTAGAACCGAGTGGGCATATCGCATGCCGACAGGCGTCAATGGCGTAATGAGAGGGACTGGTGTCTTGCGGTTTAACGACAGCATTGATATGTGA
- a CDS encoding uncharacterized protein (EggNog:ENOG410PNX1~COG:S~TransMembrane:1 (i118-141o)~BUSCO:13947at33183), with product MSASRLFAPFGTGQLFHTSSESRGTLSFWSVTSSRTWRPIQLPTVLRSRLRSVHTSARPLLYPHLTQSSARRATASIFFRPSSLRSSGRSTRRWNSTNSSPPKPPSFSERMRKLSREYGWSALGIYLLLSALDFPFCFAAVRLLGVERIGHYEHVVVESMKNILRPIFGARKDTTENLYGGDVAMATSVERTALDHGVMKAGGKPAGEEASIWTQLALAYAVHKSLIFLRVPLTAAVTPKVVKTLRRWGWDIGRRKPKSG from the exons ATGTCCGCTTCCCGGCTTTTCGCTCCCTTTGGCACAGGCCAATTATTCCATACATCCAGTGAAAGCCGGGGTACACTTTCCTTTTGGTCCGTCACATCGAGTCGGACGTGGCGGCCTATCCAACTGCCTACTGTGCTCCGCTCGCGCCTTCGATCCGTCCACACCTCCGCGAGACCGCTCCTTTACCCCCACCTAACACAATCCTCCGCAAGACGCGCGACAGCATCCATCTTTTTCAGGCCCTCCAGCCTCAGATCCTCCGGCCGTTCCACCCGCCGCTGGAATTCCACCAACTCATCTCCTCCAAAACCGCCCAGCTTTTCTGAGCGCATGCGCAAGTTATCCCGTGAGTACGGATGGTCCGCATTGGGAATATATCTACTTCTGTCAGCACTTGACTTTCCCTTCTGCTTTGCGGCCGTTAGGCTATTGGGTGTTGAGAGGATCGGACACTATGAACATGTTGTCGTTGAGTCTATGAAGAACATCCTCAGGCCAATTTTTGGCGCCAGAAAGGATACAACAGAAAACCTTTATGGGGGTGACGTTGCAATGGCTACAAGCGTTGAAAGAACTGCATTAGATCATGGAGTAATGAAGGCTGGAGGCAAACCCGCCGGCGAGGAAGCTA GTATTTGGACTCAGCTGGCATTAGCCTATGCAGTGCATAAGAGTCTAATTTTCCTTCGAGTTCCACTCACTGCCGCTGTCACCCCGAAAGTTGTAAAAACCCTAAGACGCTGGGGTTGGGATATTGGCAGGCGGAAACCGAAAAGTGGGTAG
- the MRPL9 gene encoding mitochondrial 54S ribosomal protein uL3m (BUSCO:378281at4751~EggNog:ENOG410PJBS~COG:J~BUSCO:10843at33183) encodes MPPRLKSKSFQQLLAPVIIPQPAVTYYVPQRSFGIKALYPPKTHRFNVGPDMPVLTSSPSSAYERKMNTLPLRTGALAIKKGMSAVIDPETGKRTVCTILQLDRVEVISHKTRQKHGYFAVQVGAGWKHESNVTKPMLGHFAANGVSPKRYVEEFRVRDEAGLLPIGQMINADWFQEGQFVDVRSKSRGMGFTGVMKRWGFHGQDRSHGVSLTHRSLGTTGPSQGGGSRVYPGKKMAGNMGNTPVTIQNLRVLQVDPEKGLVVVKGSVGGPKGRCVKIHDAIKKPWPETPS; translated from the exons ATGCCTCCGCGGCTCAAGTCTAAAAGCTTCCAGCAACTACTCGCGCCCGTTATAATCCCTCAGCCGGCTGTCACCTACTATGTCCCTCAAAGATCATTCGGCATCAAAGCCTTATATCCTCCGAAAACGCATCGCTTCAATGTTGGCCCAGATATGCCCGTCCTCACATCCTCTCCGTCTTCAGCCTATGAACGCAAAATGAACACCCTCCCTCTTCGGACCGGCGCGCTTGCTATAAAGAAAGGAATGTCTGCAGTTATTGACCCGGAAACTGGAAAGCGAACAGTTTGCACTATTCTCCAGCTCGACAGAGTGGAGGTAATTTCACATAAAACCCGCCAGAAACATGGTTATTTTGCGGTGCAGGTCGGCGCTGGGTGGAAGCATGAGAGTAACGTCACAAAACCAATGCTAGGCCACTTCGCGGCGAATGGGGTTTCTCCAAAACGCTATGTTGAGGAGTTTCGGGTGAGGGACGAAGCAGGGTTGCTACCAATTGGCCAAATGATCAACGCAGACTGGTTTCAGGAGGGTCAATTCGTCGACGTACGGTCGAAGAGTCGGGGTATGGGTTTCACCGGTGTCATGAAGCGGTGGGGATTTCACGGACAGGATCGCAGTCACGGCGTCAGTTTGACGCATCGTTCGTTGGGTACAACTGGTCCAAGCCAGGGTGGTGGTTCGAGAGTATATCCGGGAAAAAAGATGGCAGGAAATATGGGAAATACGCCGGTGACAATTCAAAACTTAAGGGTTCTCCAAGTCGACCCAGAAAAGGGGCTTGTCGTGGTAAAAG GTTCTGTGGGTGGACCAAAGGGCCGTTGTGTCAAGATACATGATGCTATTAAGAAACCGTGGCCGGAGACTCCATCCTAG
- a CDS encoding uncharacterized protein (EggNog:ENOG410PNZD~COG:S~TransMembrane:1 (i62-80o)~BUSCO:13616at33183) — translation MNSTLFLRSGRLPTNANRIRYRAWSFRRTLIAAPGPRSGPLLSRRADRELPSIDSHRRWIRTLPLFAAAIGVSMLAIFNYQKSSSSVVNSTMYALRTSPKAREFLGDEIYFAQKIPWIGGEINQLHGRIDISFWVKGTRAKGKMRFKSTRENRMGFFRTEDWSLEMEDGTVVRLLNASDGDPFQHSIGTEADQQATSSI, via the exons ATGAACAGCACATTGTTCCTCCGATCCGGTAGACTTCCAACAAATGCCAACCGTATTCGTTACCGTGCATGGTCCTTCCGGCGCACACTAATTGCGGCGCCAGGCCCTCGCTCGGGGCCCCTCCTAAGTCGAAGGGCCGACCGCGAACTTCCGTCAATTGATTCCCATCGGCGGTGGATTCGAACTCTTCCTTTATTTGCTGCAGCTATTGGTGTCTCTATGTTGGCGATATTCAACTACCAAAAGTCATCTTCGAGTGTCGTGAACAGCACCATGTATGCCCTTAGAACGTCTCCCAAAGCGAGAGAGTTTCTGGGGGATGAGATCTACTTTGCGCAAAAGATACCATGGATTGGCGGAGAAATCAATCAACTTCATGGACGGATAGATATTTCGTTCTGGGTCAAAGGAACACGTGCGAAGGGGAAGATGCGGTTTAAGAGTACTAGAGAAAATCGCATGGGTTTT TTCCGTACTGAAGACTGGAGCCTGGAGATGGAGGATGGGACAGTGGTTCGGTTGTTAAATGCAAGCGATGGCGATCCATTCCAGCATTCAATTGGGACGGAGGCCGACCAACAGGCTACGTCTTCGATATAG
- a CDS encoding uncharacterized protein (EggNog:ENOG410PQAC~TransMembrane:1 (i55-72o)), with the protein MATARLRKTFRYPDLDSDDGQRGELDEQEQEILIQDLRCQDEKQNSQYKVNEGDVGHLTFFLLTILIAHFYGHPSDFLNNLSSFLACAESKCATKDFLFSGNRIPVIHGIQHVEIYTILPRYKGRSSNKG; encoded by the exons ATGGCAACCGCTCGTCTCCGAAAGACATTCCGCTACCCCGATTTGGACAGTGATGACGGCCAGCGGGGGGAGCTTGACGAACAAG AGCAGGAAATTTTAATACAGGATCTCCGCTGCCAAGATGAAAAGCAGAATTCCCAGTACAAGGTAAACGAAGGTGACGTCGGGCATCTGACGTTTTTCCTATTGACAATTCTCATAGCTCATTTTTACGGCCATCCCTCTGATTTCCTCAATAACCTATCTTCCTTTCTTGCTTGTGCAGAGTCTAAGTGCGCCACAAaagattttctgttttctGGGAATCGGATCCCTGTTATCCACGGCATACAGCATGTGGAAATTTATACCATCCTACCTAGATACAAAGGGAGATCGTCGAATAAGGGATAA
- a CDS encoding uncharacterized protein (TransMembrane:1 (o36-53i)): protein MTASGGSLTNKEILIQDLRCQDEKQNSQYKVNEGDVGHLTFFLLTILIAHFYGHPSDFLNNLSSFLACAESKCATKDFLFSGNRIPVIHGIQHVEIYTILPRYKGRSSNKG, encoded by the exons ATGACGGCCAGCGGGGGGAGCTTGACGAACAAG GAAATTTTAATACAGGATCTCCGCTGCCAAGATGAAAAGCAGAATTCCCAGTACAAGGTAAACGAAGGTGACGTCGGGCATCTGACGTTTTTCCTATTGACAATTCTCATAGCTCATTTTTACGGCCATCCCTCTGATTTCCTCAATAACCTATCTTCCTTTCTTGCTTGTGCAGAGTCTAAGTGCGCCACAAaagattttctgttttctGGGAATCGGATCCCTGTTATCCACGGCATACAGCATGTGGAAATTTATACCATCCTACCTAGATACAAAGGGAGATCGTCGAATAAGGGATAA
- a CDS encoding uncharacterized protein (EggNog:ENOG410PJN0~COG:S~BUSCO:1223at33183), whose translation MPSRRQPRASFEPISPDLDLAALVESTPNFEYVVRIHCDAIDEQGIEDFERLVQLHVIMGGKPLVVEGYQQRLEKWIFSLQWLKDNHGKKTENARNLTTKSNLPLTIHHYLNNMALLTDQWTVTNYKDPERQRIYLKDIDCPPIWHEKLKNILPPFLCYLNEADAQCGAGRSGDLMSSLPPEMRAENLMCYIGHEGTYTPSHREMCATLGHNIMVETSTGAVEDGKLTKPGSSIWFMTESKDRHLVSEYWRSRLGHDIEIEDHFAQINAWKLAPFKTYVVEQKVGDFILIPPLAPHQVWNRGTRTMKVAWNRTTVETLEMAIHEALPKARMVCRDEQYKNKAIVYYSLMKYSDVLRGVDPRSNPKMRQIQKDFRRLFTLYTQILLSESFSQKLPEPKSVEYIPFSSNIICSYCRCNIFNRFLTCPSCVGKLPDGDDDNYDICMECYSIGRSCACISKLKWAEQFKWKDLVKKHEIWRNQILQFRNRTSGAGELPEPLMVERVRLGKKTLAEICQEELRRRPWNDISKPALREENDAIIEANDDGSIRKRRKIRRSEKFRKQHASCHICKTPEPKWKLATCDACGLNYCYGSLYRAFDTSPREILEERSWRCPKCRKICSCGACRRDASINPYEPTGTLLGHDTSKVADPRSVESLVDFSHSNITWIIKAGDHGENLTETRRLKRRLEEAEKAKQHDPVLEDQDLDQDETDTLVPAANNAIPIDPLLVIENSRNPSETRDENGVPIDPTLTADFARPGDPREIVVPSNAVFKEEMTNRYEATEAITFEYADLEPSVTTLQNPPRSALIHETGTRTTAGQHCANEHSTPTFGLDGVRDMSSTTIIQSDVLLNDLSVNANRHPLKRSDVLRSKEDDEFMPDPGSLHNIQSRNGRTVTRRNKARVRYTEEPIVLSDQDDVEDEPRRVEGPQFKPINLKPTSRKSSLLDKLEIPGGEGAIDAGNISSLDSNSFSTQQALELSGSPSLSESLSKEPASDNKEKLMIQVEKNRRAKLMAMQWAEGNTDDIDSEEWI comes from the exons ATGCCTTCCCGAAGACAGCCCCGAGCGTCCTTCGAGCCTATATCCCCCGATCTAGATCTTGCCGCGTTAGTTGAATCAACGCCGAATTTTGAATATGTGGTTCGGATCCATTGTGATGCCATTGACGAACAGGGCATCGAGGACTTTGAAAGATTGGTACAGCTGCACGTCATCATGGGAGGGAAGCCTCTTGTTGTTGAGGGATATCAACAAAGGCTAGAGAAATGGATATTTTCTTTGCAATGGTTGAAGGATAACCATGGGAAAAAAA CTGAAAACGCACGGAATCTCACTACCAAGTCCAACCTTCCATTAACCATTCACCATTACCTAAATAATATGGCCTTGCTAACGGACCAATGGACGGTAACAAATTACAAAGATCCAGAGAGACAACGGATCTATCTCAAAGATATTGACTGTCCCCCCATTTGGCATGAGAAGCTAAAAAACATATTGCCTCCATTTTTATGCTATTTGAACGAAGCCGACGCTCAATGCGGAGCGGGAAGATCCGGAGATCTAATGAGCAGTCTTCCTCCGGAAATGAGAGCTGAAAACTTGATGTGCTATATCGGTCATGAGGGGACCTACACACCGTCCCACCGGGAAATGTGTGCTACATTGGGCCATAATATCATGGTTGAGACTTCAACGGGCGCCGTGGAAGATGGAAAACTAACCAAACCGGGCTCTTCTATTTGGTTCATGACAGAAAGCAAAGACCGACACTTAGTCTCGGAGTATTGGCGCTCTCGACTTGGACATGACATCGAGATTGAAGACCACTTCGCACAGATCAACGCCTGGAAACTTGCCCCGTTCAAAACGTACGTGGTGGAACAGAAAGTTGGCGACTTTATTCTCATCCCTCCTCTTGCTCCTCATCAGGTCTGGAATCGAGGTACTAGGACAATGAAAGTAGCATGGAACAGGACTACAGTGGAAACCCTGGAAATGGCGATTCATGAAGCCCTTCCAAAAGCGAGGATGGTTTGTCGAGACGAGCAATACAAAAACAAGGCCATTGTCTACTATAGCCTTATGAAATATTCTGACGTTCTGCGCGGAGTCGACCCGCGCAGTAACCCAAAGATGCGACAAATACAGAAAGATTTCCGGCGCCTCTTTACCCTGTATACCCAAATTCTTCTTTCCGAAAGTTTTTCGCAGAAATTGCCTGAGCCCAAAAGCGTGGAATACATCCCCTTTAGTAGCAACATTATCTGCTCATATTGCAGATGCAATATTTTCAATCGCTTCCTAACATGTCCTTCTTGTGTTGGGAAGCTTCCGGATGGGGACGATGATAATTATGATATCTGTATGGAATGTTATTCCATTGGCAGAAGTTGTGCGTGTATTTCCAAGCTCAAATGGGCCGAACAATTCAAATGGAAGGATCTTGTTAAGAAGCACGAAATTTGGCGAAATCAGATCCTACAGTTTCGAAATCGAACATCCGGTGCTGGTGAGCTTCCAGAACCTCTGATGGTGGAAAGAGTGCGCCTTGGGAAAAAGACACTCGCAGAGATCTGCCAAGAGGAATTGAGACGAAGGCCTTGGAACGATATTTCTAAGCCAGCACTTCGTGAAGAAAATGACGCGATAATTGAAGCTAATGATGATGGCTCAATCAGAAAACGTCGCAAGATCCGAAGATCTGAAAAATTTCGGAAGCAACATGCGAGCTGCCATATTTGCAAAACTCCAGAGCCCAAGTGGAAACTTGCTACCTGTGATGCTTGCGGACTAAATTATTGTTATGGAAGTCTTTATAGGGCGTTCGATACCTCTCCACGTGAGATCCTGGAAGAACGGAGCTGGAGATGCCCAAAATGTCGTAAGATTTGCTCCTGTGGGGCATGCCGGCGTGATGCGAGTATAAATCCCTACGAACCTACTGGAACGCTTCTTGGACACGATACTAGTAAGGTAGCCGACCCTAGAAGCGTGGAAAGTCTCGTTGACTTCAGCCACTCAAACATTACTTGGATTATCAAAGCTGGAGACCATGGAGAAAATCTCACTGAGACCCGCAGGTTGAAGAGAAGATtggaagaagcagaaaaagccAAACAACATGATCCAGTCTTGGAAGACCAGGACCTTGACCAAGATGAGACTGATACCCTGGTACCCGCTGCTAACAATGCTATCCCCATTGATCCATTGCTGGTTATAGAAAATAGTCGAAACCCCTCAGAAACACGGGATGAAAACGGCGTTCCCATTGACCCAACACTTACTGCTGATTTCGCTAGACCGGGTGATCCAAGGGAGATAGTCGTGCCGAGCAACGCAGTTTTCAAAGAGGAGATGACAAATCGTTACGAGGCCACAGAAGCAATTACTTTTGAGTACGCGGACCTGGAACCCTCGGTCACGACTTTACAGAACCCTCCTAGAAGTGCTTTAATTCACGAAACGGGAACCCGCACTACGGCTGGGCAACACTGTGCAAATGAGCATTCCACGCCTACATTTGGTTTGGACGGTGTAAGGGACATGTCAAGCACGACCATTATTCAGTCTGACGTATTACTTAATGACCTCAGTGTGAATGCAAATCGACACCCCCTCAAGAGATCCGACGTCCTTCGATcaaaagaagatgatgagtTTATGCCTGACCCAGGATCCCTTCACAATATACAAAGTAGAAATGGTAGAACCGTGACGAGACGAAATAAAGCCCGTGTTAGATATACAGAGGAACCAATTGTTCTCAGCGATCAAGATGACGTCGAGGATGAACCAAGGCGAGTAGAAGGTCCACAATTTAAGCCGATTAACCTGAAACCAACTTCACGAAAATCCTCTCTACTTGACAAACTCGAAATACCAGGTGGTGAAGGGGCCATCGATGCCGGTAACATTTCAAGCCTGGATTCAAATTCCTTTTCTACGCAACAAGCACTTGAACTGAGCGGGTCACCATCATTGTCCGAATCCTTATCGAAGGAGCCAGCTTCGGATAATAAGGAAAAGCTGATGATCCAAGTCGAAAAGAATCGAAGAGCAAAACTGATGGCTATGCAATGGGCGGAAGGGAATACTGATGATATTGATAGCGAGGAGTGGATCTAG